The Variovorax paradoxus B4 genome includes a region encoding these proteins:
- a CDS encoding PaaI family thioesterase, giving the protein MQPVIGADHRNLFGQVPFMRLLDARREFSEGGRARLVIDARPELGNVIGAVHGGVVVTLLDVAMASAAVSLFDFARTAVTLNLNTSFHAPGRGRLTADGEVVQHDASVAWCRATVSDEAGRLVAQAQGSFRYLPLPQAA; this is encoded by the coding sequence ATGCAACCCGTCATCGGCGCGGACCACCGAAACCTGTTCGGCCAGGTGCCGTTCATGCGGCTGCTGGATGCGCGCCGCGAGTTCTCCGAAGGCGGCCGCGCGCGCCTCGTCATCGACGCGCGGCCCGAGCTCGGCAACGTCATCGGCGCGGTGCACGGCGGTGTGGTGGTCACGCTGCTCGACGTGGCCATGGCAAGCGCGGCGGTGTCGCTGTTCGACTTTGCGCGCACCGCCGTCACGCTCAACCTCAACACCAGCTTCCACGCGCCGGGCCGCGGCCGGCTCACCGCCGACGGTGAGGTGGTGCAGCACGACGCCAGCGTGGCCTGGTGCCGCGCCACGGTCAGCGACGAGGCCGGCCGCCTGGTCGCGCAAGCGCAGGGATCGTTTCGCTACCTGCCGCTGCCGCAGGCCGCCTGA